Proteins co-encoded in one Novosphingobium sp. PP1Y genomic window:
- a CDS encoding TonB-dependent receptor, whose translation MKRALSYLLLGTCCAAIVQAPAYAQQSEESTGGLKEIVVTAQKQAQSQQDVPISVTAVTGESLAAAQVNNVADLSNSIPNVQINTFSNSPDSAVFTIRGVGVNDADPYVGTTVSVVVDGVVVGVNTAALLSLFDIDRVEVLRGPQGTLFGANTTGGVINVVTKQPTGELGGEFEAVYGNYNHVELNAALNFPITDNLSGKISVLHNSMDGYFRNYADNRRIGERNITSLRGYLKYAQGNYDATVIGEYVRSRNGSQTGILLAGPGELFYVPGETEKAFDFKRGLSYDQPDANDRDSYSITLTQNLSTGIGDWTSITSYRDYDNDLYSDDDATTLVLLQTHRRIKHHQFSQELRDLVDITDSTRLIVGGYYFRQHYTLDQQGKLDGFLPGLGQPQTQEQTNWSISGFAQLYQDITPDLRLQAGIRYSHEKTDAVSTTANTINPDGVATFDDPLIPGSLIVASGKKAWNNVGWKVGLDYKVTPDVMLYSYYARGFKSGGFTGRIVLAEDIGPFDPEKLDTIEAGFKADLLDRHLRVNLAAFYNFYKNMQVVQNITYPSGANSASIANAGKAETKGFELEITAAPVNGLTLTGALAYLDAKYKEYDTQILDPATGGLVPASYAGNSLMNSPKWNASFGANWQMALGNGTLTANGLYSYTSSKFTSYTNLPVERVGPVELVNASLNWGPDDAGWKIGIYGRNLFDEKYFNQKLSLAGIGTLASLGAPREYGATFRYSF comes from the coding sequence ATGAAGAGGGCACTATCGTATCTGTTGCTGGGGACCTGTTGCGCCGCCATCGTGCAGGCGCCGGCCTATGCGCAGCAGAGTGAGGAATCCACCGGCGGACTCAAAGAGATCGTCGTTACCGCCCAGAAGCAGGCGCAGAGCCAGCAGGATGTTCCGATTTCGGTGACCGCTGTCACTGGCGAAAGTCTTGCCGCAGCGCAGGTCAACAATGTCGCTGACTTGTCCAACTCCATTCCGAACGTGCAGATCAACACGTTCTCCAACTCGCCGGATTCGGCCGTTTTCACCATTCGCGGCGTCGGTGTCAACGATGCCGACCCCTATGTCGGCACGACGGTTTCGGTGGTCGTCGACGGTGTCGTCGTCGGCGTCAACACCGCAGCGCTGCTTTCGCTGTTCGACATCGACCGGGTCGAGGTGCTGCGCGGACCGCAGGGCACCCTGTTCGGCGCCAATACGACAGGCGGCGTCATCAACGTCGTGACCAAGCAGCCGACCGGCGAACTGGGCGGCGAATTCGAAGCGGTTTACGGCAACTACAACCATGTCGAGCTCAATGCCGCGCTGAACTTCCCGATCACCGACAACCTTTCGGGGAAGATCAGCGTCCTGCACAATTCGATGGACGGCTACTTCCGCAACTACGCGGACAATCGCCGCATCGGCGAGCGCAACATCACCTCGCTGCGCGGTTACCTCAAGTACGCCCAGGGCAACTACGATGCGACCGTGATCGGCGAATATGTGCGCAGCCGCAACGGTTCGCAGACGGGCATCCTGCTCGCCGGCCCGGGCGAACTGTTCTACGTTCCCGGCGAGACCGAAAAGGCCTTCGATTTCAAGCGCGGTCTCAGCTACGATCAACCCGACGCGAACGATCGCGATTCCTATTCGATAACGCTGACGCAGAACCTGTCGACCGGCATCGGCGACTGGACCTCGATCACCAGCTATCGCGACTATGACAACGACCTCTATTCGGACGACGATGCGACCACGCTGGTGCTTCTGCAGACGCACCGCCGGATCAAGCATCACCAGTTCAGCCAGGAACTGCGCGACCTGGTCGACATCACCGACAGCACCCGCCTGATCGTCGGCGGCTACTACTTCCGCCAGCACTACACGCTGGACCAGCAGGGCAAGCTCGACGGCTTCCTGCCGGGTCTCGGCCAGCCGCAGACGCAGGAGCAGACCAACTGGTCGATCTCCGGCTTCGCGCAGCTTTACCAGGACATAACGCCCGACCTGCGCCTGCAGGCCGGCATTCGCTATAGCCATGAAAAGACCGACGCGGTTTCCACGACGGCCAACACCATCAATCCGGACGGGGTCGCGACTTTCGACGATCCTCTGATCCCGGGCTCGCTGATCGTCGCGAGTGGCAAGAAGGCATGGAACAACGTCGGCTGGAAGGTCGGGCTCGACTACAAGGTCACGCCTGACGTCATGTTGTACAGCTACTATGCGCGCGGCTTCAAGTCGGGCGGCTTTACCGGGCGCATCGTCTTGGCCGAGGACATCGGTCCGTTCGATCCCGAAAAGCTCGACACTATCGAAGCCGGGTTCAAGGCAGACCTGCTCGACCGCCACCTGCGCGTGAACCTCGCCGCATTCTACAATTTCTACAAGAACATGCAGGTGGTGCAGAACATCACCTATCCCTCAGGCGCGAACTCGGCATCGATCGCCAATGCGGGCAAGGCTGAAACGAAGGGCTTCGAACTGGAGATCACCGCCGCGCCGGTGAATGGGCTGACCCTGACCGGCGCGCTGGCCTACCTCGATGCCAAGTACAAGGAATACGACACCCAGATCCTGGACCCGGCAACGGGCGGCCTGGTTCCGGCTTCCTATGCCGGAAACAGCCTCATGAACTCGCCGAAGTGGAACGCCTCGTTCGGCGCCAACTGGCAGATGGCGCTTGGAAATGGTACACTGACCGCGAACGGACTGTACAGCTACACCAGCTCCAAGTTCACCAGCTATACGAACCTTCCGGTGGAACGTGTCGGGCCGGTAGAGCTGGTCAATGCCAGCCTGAACTGGGGGCCTGACGATGCCGGCTGGAAGATCGGCATTTACGGCCGCAACCTGTTCGACGAGAAGTATTTCAACCAGAAGCTGAGCCTGGCCGGCATCGGTACGTTGGCCTCGCTCGGGGCGCCGCGCGAATACGGCGCGACCTTCCGCTACAGCTTCTGA
- a CDS encoding SRPBCC family protein: protein MNVQANISRYSKEFDQPVRGDTITADRYISKEWMDKEMKHLWPKVWHLGGVLAELEEPGDIIRHNFAKESVIMVKQEDGSVRAFYNSCPHRGNRLVLGDATSVPRIVCGYHNWTFDLDGTLARVQDPDDFEGGSPCGKVHLSELRCETWGPFVFWCMDDDVPPLLEWLSPFPERLKGYGLDNWVRVLNLSADCEFNWKIIRDNFNESYHLPTIHPELSTFINDGLPDTLFEMYPSGHNSMWMKGHQATTRQDFHTTEVPAPLDEIAAAWGIDPAQYNGHTGDLRQAIIEAKRKLGPGRGYKNYDDMTDQQLVDYFHCTLFPNLTITMSPEQCQILRTEPHPTDPEKCVFQHWCLYPPVEGMKEVVTPIGNLPLRHDAEARHSVYGDGVSLGFVADQDLSIGTSQQQGLNSRGFKGCILPGQEKRVQRFHELLNDMVQGKD, encoded by the coding sequence ATGAACGTTCAGGCCAATATCTCACGTTATTCGAAGGAGTTCGATCAGCCGGTGCGCGGCGATACGATCACCGCCGATCGCTACATCTCCAAGGAGTGGATGGACAAGGAGATGAAGCATCTCTGGCCCAAGGTCTGGCACCTGGGCGGTGTCCTTGCCGAACTGGAGGAGCCAGGCGACATCATCCGCCACAACTTCGCCAAGGAATCGGTAATCATGGTGAAGCAGGAGGACGGCTCGGTCCGCGCCTTCTACAATTCCTGTCCGCACCGCGGCAACCGCCTCGTCCTTGGCGATGCGACCAGCGTTCCGCGCATCGTCTGCGGCTACCACAACTGGACCTTTGACCTCGACGGGACACTGGCCAGGGTACAGGATCCCGACGACTTCGAGGGCGGTAGCCCCTGCGGCAAGGTGCACCTGTCCGAGCTGCGCTGCGAGACGTGGGGCCCGTTCGTGTTCTGGTGCATGGACGATGATGTCCCGCCGCTGCTGGAATGGCTCTCGCCGTTCCCCGAACGCCTGAAGGGCTATGGCCTCGACAACTGGGTGCGCGTGCTCAACCTGTCGGCGGACTGCGAGTTCAACTGGAAGATCATCCGCGACAACTTCAACGAATCCTACCACCTGCCGACGATCCATCCGGAACTGTCGACCTTCATCAACGACGGGCTGCCCGATACGCTGTTCGAAATGTACCCGTCGGGCCACAACTCGATGTGGATGAAGGGCCACCAGGCCACCACGCGCCAGGACTTCCACACTACCGAGGTTCCCGCCCCGCTCGACGAGATCGCGGCGGCCTGGGGCATCGATCCGGCGCAATACAACGGTCATACCGGCGACCTGCGCCAGGCGATCATCGAGGCCAAGCGCAAGCTCGGTCCGGGCCGCGGCTACAAGAACTACGACGACATGACCGACCAGCAGCTGGTGGACTATTTCCACTGCACGCTGTTCCCGAACCTCACGATCACGATGAGCCCGGAGCAGTGCCAGATCCTGCGCACCGAACCGCATCCCACCGATCCGGAAAAGTGCGTTTTCCAGCACTGGTGCCTTTACCCGCCGGTGGAAGGCATGAAGGAAGTCGTCACGCCGATCGGCAACCTGCCGCTTCGTCATGACGCTGAGGCTCGCCACTCGGTCTACGGTGACGGCGTGAGTCTGGGCTTCGTTGCCGACCAGGACCTTTCGATCGGTACCAGCCAGCAGCAGGGCCTCAACTCCCGCGGCTTCAAGGGCTGCATCCTGCCTGGTCAGGAAAAGCGCGTTCAGCGCTTCCACGAACTGCTGAATGACATGGTCCAGGGCAAGGACTGA
- a CDS encoding VOC family protein, which produces MNLPAPGVPGRHVMQVALMVDDIETACTRWTQTTGIGPFLVVPHIEVAEYAYRGKKAAGLDFSVAIAQSGGVQIELVQQHCDSPSAYRDTIAKGEGGFHHLAIYTGDYDAVYASYVDQGFVAAVDGEFGGFRFSYIDTSKSIGCMIELIEENPIQTDFFERVAAAAEGWDGVTDPIRPGFPAEAQ; this is translated from the coding sequence GTGAACCTTCCCGCTCCCGGTGTCCCGGGCCGCCATGTCATGCAGGTTGCGCTGATGGTCGACGATATCGAGACCGCCTGCACGCGCTGGACCCAGACCACCGGGATCGGGCCGTTCCTCGTCGTCCCGCACATCGAGGTCGCCGAATACGCCTATCGCGGCAAGAAGGCTGCCGGCCTCGATTTCTCGGTCGCCATCGCCCAGTCGGGCGGTGTGCAGATCGAGCTCGTGCAGCAGCACTGCGACAGCCCCTCCGCCTATCGCGACACCATCGCGAAGGGTGAGGGGGGATTTCATCACCTCGCCATCTATACCGGCGACTACGATGCGGTTTACGCCAGCTATGTCGATCAGGGTTTCGTCGCCGCGGTCGATGGAGAGTTCGGCGGCTTCCGTTTCAGCTATATCGATACCAGCAAATCGATCGGCTGCATGATCGAGCTGATCGAGGAAAATCCGATCCAGACCGATTTCTTCGAGCGCGTTGCCGCAGCCGCAGAGGGCTGGGACGGCGTGACCGATCCTATCCGCCCCGGATTTCCTGCCGAGGCGCAATAA
- a CDS encoding SRPBCC family protein, whose translation MTRYLEVPEKAATYPTHPSAQFPKARGDAVTGDRYYSREFAEREWEHMWKRVWHVGGRESQLEEPGDFITHNFRHESVIMIRQEDGSIRAFFNVCQHRGNRLVNVEEGGVAKHLTCPYHNWKWNIDGALDEVQDPEDFPQGNPCDNLRMKEVPCETWGGFVFYSFDPNALPLQEYLDPVPQLLGNRDLANWKRVVWLTLRVNTNWKFASDNFNESYHIPAVHPQFQPMIDDHYSTTIFEMYPQGHNRMIEKLQPSSRYESSVNVMPLWADVLKEWDLDPSEFEGKAQEARKALQEARRRLGPERGHHHFATMSDDELTDQFHQTCFPNLTLTGTPEGLHMFRTEPDPEDPNWSTFDYWYMVPEIEGADEVATLYGMRPYEEAEHETALFGEKKAAIAQGDFLSQDLSLAVTQQKGLQSMGFDRAYLAEQETRISRFHEVINDYLEGRR comes from the coding sequence ATGACAAGATATCTCGAAGTCCCAGAAAAAGCCGCGACCTATCCCACGCACCCTTCGGCCCAGTTTCCCAAGGCGCGCGGTGATGCGGTCACCGGAGACCGCTATTATTCCAGGGAATTCGCGGAGCGCGAATGGGAACACATGTGGAAGCGCGTGTGGCACGTGGGCGGGCGTGAAAGCCAGCTCGAAGAGCCGGGCGATTTCATCACGCACAACTTCCGCCATGAATCGGTGATCATGATCCGGCAGGAAGACGGCTCGATCCGCGCTTTCTTCAATGTCTGCCAGCATCGCGGGAACCGCCTCGTCAACGTCGAGGAGGGGGGCGTCGCCAAGCATCTGACCTGCCCGTACCACAACTGGAAGTGGAACATTGACGGCGCTCTCGACGAAGTGCAGGACCCCGAGGACTTTCCGCAAGGTAACCCTTGCGATAACCTGCGGATGAAGGAAGTGCCCTGCGAAACATGGGGCGGCTTCGTCTTCTACAGCTTCGATCCCAATGCGCTGCCGCTGCAGGAATATCTCGACCCGGTACCGCAACTGCTTGGCAACCGCGATCTGGCGAACTGGAAGCGCGTCGTCTGGCTGACCCTGCGCGTGAACACCAACTGGAAGTTCGCCTCGGACAACTTCAACGAGTCCTATCACATCCCGGCCGTGCACCCGCAGTTCCAGCCGATGATCGACGATCACTACTCGACGACGATCTTCGAGATGTACCCGCAGGGGCACAACCGCATGATCGAGAAACTACAGCCCTCCAGCCGCTACGAAAGTTCGGTCAACGTCATGCCGCTGTGGGCCGACGTGCTGAAGGAATGGGATCTCGACCCGTCCGAATTCGAAGGCAAGGCGCAGGAAGCGCGCAAGGCCCTGCAGGAAGCACGGCGCCGGCTGGGCCCTGAGCGGGGCCATCATCACTTTGCGACGATGAGCGACGATGAACTGACCGACCAGTTCCATCAAACCTGCTTTCCGAACCTGACGCTGACCGGCACCCCTGAGGGCCTGCACATGTTCCGGACCGAACCCGATCCGGAAGACCCCAACTGGTCGACCTTCGACTACTGGTACATGGTTCCCGAGATCGAGGGCGCCGACGAAGTCGCCACGCTCTATGGCATGCGTCCCTACGAGGAGGCTGAGCACGAGACCGCGCTGTTCGGTGAGAAGAAGGCCGCGATCGCGCAGGGCGACTTCCTGTCGCAGGACCTGTCGCTGGCTGTGACCCAGCAGAAGGGCCTGCAATCGATGGGCTTCGACCGCGCCTATCTGGCCGAACAGGAAACCCGCATCAGCCGCTTCCACGAGGTCATCAACGACTATCTCGAAGGGCGCCGCTGA
- a CDS encoding nuclear transport factor 2 family protein, translating into MTACPIEDRLAIQDLLISYAHAVDSLHDIDGILDVFVEDAVFDLSGINFPSLNGHGEIRKFFEDTFEVMSAHGHYLTNFAITAYDGDTASIRAYVIGMGKYKAGGGITVNGRYYFDVKRTDAGWKATRYTMDFLIPIEA; encoded by the coding sequence ATGACCGCTTGCCCGATCGAGGACCGCCTCGCCATTCAGGACCTGTTGATCTCCTACGCTCACGCGGTGGACAGTCTGCACGACATCGACGGCATTCTCGACGTCTTTGTGGAGGACGCGGTGTTCGACCTTTCGGGCATCAATTTCCCCAGCCTCAATGGACACGGTGAGATCCGCAAGTTCTTCGAGGACACTTTCGAGGTGATGTCGGCCCATGGCCATTACCTGACCAACTTTGCAATCACCGCCTATGACGGCGATACCGCATCGATCCGCGCCTACGTGATCGGCATGGGCAAGTACAAGGCGGGCGGCGGGATTACCGTGAACGGTCGCTATTACTTCGACGTCAAACGCACCGATGCGGGCTGGAAGGCCACGCGCTACACGATGGATTTTCTCATTCCTATCGAGGCATGA
- a CDS encoding glucose 1-dehydrogenase, which translates to MAGTGRIAGKVALVTGAASGLGEAIVRRFVQEGAHVVLADIDEAGGQVLTDELGEAAAFVSLDVTSEAQWIDAFERVEALHGRIDVLVNCAGITTIGSVEDLALDAFRHELDVDLAGVFLGCKHVIALMKRTGGSVINIASMASIRAAHYLAAYNAAKAGVTHMTKSIALHYAREKYGMRCNSVHPGVIHTPILDKVLAQSDNPDALYAEWVAGHPIGRIGQPDEVAALCLYLASDESAFATGAEFVIDGGSSL; encoded by the coding sequence ATGGCCGGGACGGGCAGGATCGCGGGAAAGGTCGCACTGGTCACCGGGGCGGCCTCCGGTCTTGGCGAGGCGATTGTCCGCCGCTTCGTTCAGGAAGGCGCGCATGTCGTGCTGGCCGACATCGACGAGGCAGGCGGGCAGGTACTGACCGATGAACTGGGCGAGGCGGCGGCGTTCGTGAGCCTCGACGTTACCAGCGAAGCCCAGTGGATCGACGCCTTCGAACGCGTCGAGGCGCTTCATGGCCGGATCGACGTGCTGGTCAATTGCGCGGGGATCACCACCATCGGTTCGGTCGAGGACCTCGCGCTCGATGCCTTCCGGCACGAGCTGGACGTGGATCTTGCCGGCGTATTCCTGGGCTGCAAGCACGTCATCGCGCTGATGAAGCGCACCGGCGGGTCGGTGATCAATATCGCGTCGATGGCGAGCATTCGTGCCGCGCATTATCTGGCCGCCTACAATGCGGCGAAGGCGGGCGTTACGCACATGACCAAGTCGATCGCGCTGCACTATGCCCGCGAGAAGTACGGCATGCGGTGCAATTCGGTGCATCCGGGCGTGATCCATACTCCGATCCTCGACAAGGTTCTGGCTCAGTCGGACAATCCCGATGCCCTTTACGCCGAGTGGGTGGCCGGCCATCCCATCGGCCGTATCGGCCAGCCCGATGAAGTGGCCGCCCTGTGCCTCTATCTCGCCAGCGACGAAAGCGCCTTTGCAACGGGGGCGGAATTCGTCATCGATGGGGGCTCGTCGCTTTAG
- a CDS encoding VOC family protein, with translation MSRKLPGVIGVHHIGVSVPDLDKAREFYLDILGAVEEVEPLSWADNPFIDRIVGLEGSAARQFFCRLGNVQIEVFEYSAPRQAPLAPGRGVNEYGYTHFAIQVEDLEAVHERIVAAGLPVHAPPDMSSITVDADGTKHGYSGTYCRDFFGNVFEILEIHETPEILPI, from the coding sequence ATGTCCCGCAAGCTGCCCGGTGTAATCGGCGTGCACCATATCGGCGTGTCGGTTCCCGACCTCGACAAGGCGCGCGAATTCTATCTCGATATCCTTGGCGCGGTGGAAGAAGTCGAACCGCTGAGCTGGGCCGACAATCCCTTCATCGACAGGATCGTGGGCCTCGAAGGTAGCGCCGCAAGGCAGTTCTTCTGCCGCCTCGGCAACGTCCAGATCGAAGTCTTCGAATACAGTGCCCCCAGGCAGGCCCCGCTCGCCCCCGGCCGCGGGGTCAACGAATATGGTTACACGCACTTCGCGATACAGGTGGAGGATTTGGAAGCCGTGCACGAACGCATCGTCGCGGCGGGCCTGCCGGTCCATGCGCCGCCCGACATGTCATCGATCACCGTCGATGCCGACGGGACCAAACACGGCTACTCCGGAACCTACTGCCGCGACTTCTTCGGCAACGTGTTCGAGATCCTGGAAATCCACGAGACCCCGGAAATCCTGCCGATCTAA
- a CDS encoding SDR family oxidoreductase: protein MTIALPGVVAVVTGAAGGIGREIVKAMKAAGATVIATDLRDSADIEGADHYLRHDVTSDADWRAVEALVRENYGRLDALVNNAGFSIVTKFEDTPLSEFHKVNAINVDSAIIGTQIMLDLLKAGGKARKAGASVINFSSVGGLRGAPFNAAYCTSKAAIKMLTKCLGAEFGALGYNIRVNSVHPGGIDTPMLGSIMDRYVEMGAVPSREVAMQGILANHPIGRMGRPDEMAGGVVFLASEASSFMTCDELVMDGGFSQV, encoded by the coding sequence ATGACCATCGCCCTTCCCGGCGTCGTCGCCGTCGTCACCGGCGCGGCCGGTGGCATAGGCCGCGAAATCGTCAAGGCCATGAAGGCTGCCGGAGCCACCGTCATCGCCACCGACTTGCGCGACAGTGCAGACATCGAGGGCGCCGACCATTACCTCAGGCACGACGTAACCAGCGACGCCGACTGGCGCGCGGTGGAAGCACTGGTGCGCGAGAACTATGGCCGTCTCGACGCGCTGGTGAACAACGCGGGCTTCTCCATCGTGACGAAGTTCGAGGACACGCCGCTGTCCGAATTCCACAAGGTCAACGCGATCAACGTGGATTCCGCGATCATCGGCACGCAGATCATGCTCGACCTGCTCAAGGCTGGCGGCAAGGCCCGCAAGGCTGGCGCGTCGGTCATCAATTTCTCGAGCGTGGGCGGCCTGCGCGGCGCGCCGTTCAACGCCGCCTATTGCACCAGCAAGGCCGCGATCAAGATGCTGACCAAGTGCCTTGGCGCCGAGTTCGGCGCACTGGGCTATAACATCCGGGTCAACTCGGTGCACCCCGGCGGCATCGACACGCCGATGCTCGGTTCGATCATGGACCGCTACGTCGAAATGGGCGCCGTCCCCTCGCGCGAAGTCGCGATGCAGGGCATCCTCGCCAATCATCCGATCGGCAGGATGGGCCGGCCCGATGAAATGGCCGGCGGCGTGGTGTTCCTAGCCAGCGAGGCCTCCAGCTTCATGACCTGCGACGAACTCGTGATGGACGGAGGCTTCAGCCAGGTCTGA
- a CDS encoding SDR family NAD(P)-dependent oxidoreductase, translating to MSDLGSQRLQGRVALVSGGLRGIGLACVERFLAEGAEVVLTDLDAPDSELASTTVERLGQAASYLQANVTKSEDWERARASVAERHGKLHILVNNAGTDLTGPVESLTDEGWRRIMAINVDGVFMGTRAFVPMMAESGKDFKGGASIINVSSIMGLVGMNEVSAYNASKGAVRMFTKGIAVEFAEKKMPIRANSLHPGFVTTPLLAQGFQRWVESGVAEKAQDLVDMVAGKTPIGRLADPSELASAVFFLASEDSSYMTGAELVVDGGWTAQ from the coding sequence ATGAGCGATCTGGGTTCACAACGCCTGCAGGGGCGCGTCGCCCTCGTTTCCGGCGGTCTGCGCGGCATCGGCCTCGCCTGTGTCGAACGCTTCCTGGCCGAGGGCGCCGAAGTCGTGCTGACCGACCTCGATGCGCCCGACAGCGAGCTTGCAAGCACGACCGTTGAGCGGCTCGGACAGGCAGCCAGCTACCTGCAGGCCAACGTCACGAAGAGCGAGGACTGGGAGCGTGCTCGCGCCTCCGTTGCGGAACGGCACGGCAAGTTGCACATCCTGGTCAACAATGCCGGCACCGATCTGACCGGCCCGGTCGAAAGCCTGACAGACGAAGGCTGGCGGCGGATCATGGCAATCAACGTTGACGGCGTCTTCATGGGCACCCGCGCTTTCGTCCCGATGATGGCCGAGAGCGGCAAGGACTTCAAAGGCGGCGCCTCGATCATCAACGTCAGTTCGATTATGGGCCTTGTCGGCATGAACGAGGTCTCTGCCTACAATGCCAGCAAGGGCGCGGTGCGCATGTTCACCAAGGGCATCGCCGTCGAATTCGCGGAAAAGAAGATGCCGATCCGCGCCAATTCGCTCCACCCCGGATTCGTAACTACACCCCTGCTCGCACAGGGTTTCCAGCGCTGGGTCGAAAGCGGCGTCGCTGAAAAGGCACAGGACCTGGTCGACATGGTCGCGGGCAAGACGCCGATCGGTCGCCTCGCGGACCCTTCGGAGCTGGCAAGCGCGGTGTTCTTCCTCGCCAGCGAGGACAGCTCGTACATGACCGGCGCGGAACTCGTCGTCGACGGCGGCTGGACGGCCCAGTAA
- a CDS encoding SDR family NAD(P)-dependent oxidoreductase, translating into MLRLESNFWENAVSKRLEGKVALVTGGTSGIGAGTVERLAAEGAKVIFTGSNEAAAQKLCAATGARFEKHNVTDAAAWGPLIDRILEEHGRLDIAFANAGIEAGDGSVEDITIEAWNNIMGVNLTGVMLTVQHAMRAMARNPDGPTGSIIVNSSMNAHRAMGNFVAYSVSKSAVLALVKSSAVHAGNQKYKIRVNAVLPGVVETAMIKNLIDKSGDPEATRAAYEGLSPMGRMATVEEIAGLVAWLASDEARFSSGSEFTMDGASTAGMNGV; encoded by the coding sequence ATGTTGCGCTTGGAAAGCAATTTTTGGGAGAATGCCGTGAGCAAACGGCTTGAAGGCAAGGTCGCGCTGGTCACCGGAGGCACTTCGGGCATCGGCGCGGGCACGGTCGAGCGGCTTGCCGCCGAAGGTGCAAAGGTCATTTTCACCGGTTCGAACGAGGCCGCCGCGCAGAAACTCTGCGCTGCCACCGGCGCACGGTTCGAAAAGCACAACGTGACCGACGCTGCGGCCTGGGGACCTCTGATCGACCGCATCCTCGAAGAACATGGCAGACTGGATATCGCTTTTGCCAATGCCGGGATCGAGGCGGGCGACGGGAGCGTCGAGGACATCACCATCGAGGCATGGAACAACATCATGGGCGTGAACCTCACCGGGGTGATGCTCACGGTGCAGCACGCAATGCGCGCCATGGCCAGGAATCCCGATGGCCCGACCGGCTCGATCATCGTCAATTCCTCGATGAACGCGCACCGCGCGATGGGCAATTTCGTGGCCTATTCGGTTTCCAAGTCAGCAGTTCTCGCACTGGTAAAGTCCTCTGCCGTTCACGCCGGCAACCAGAAATACAAGATCCGCGTCAACGCCGTCCTGCCGGGCGTGGTCGAAACCGCGATGATCAAGAACCTGATCGACAAGTCGGGCGACCCCGAGGCCACGCGTGCCGCCTACGAGGGGCTATCGCCGATGGGTCGCATGGCCACGGTCGAGGAAATTGCCGGGCTCGTCGCCTGGCTGGCTTCTGACGAGGCCCGCTTCTCTTCGGGCAGCGAATTCACCATGGACGGTGCCAGCACCGCGGGGATGAACGGCGTATGA